The sequence TTAAAATAGAGATTATAAGTAGAGGAAGACATCACTTGGATAAATAAGAATTGGAACAAAGTTGAAGTAGGTGACTAATaagacaattttcaaataattgacaaTGGAAACACGCTGAAAAGGAAAATTAGGTGTAAAGTAGTAAAAAGAATGTATGTATCGTGCAAAATTTAATGGatttaattccaaaaatatactTCTATTGTAAAAGtctaaagttttaaaaataattacaatttgttCATTGTACAATAATTTTAGAACAAATTGTCGAATTTCAACACGACTTGATCATACAGAGCGTTCCGTAAATAGTTTCAAAAGAGATGGCAACTATTTTTCAAACGTACTGTATATTTACATCCTGATATTCCGGAATCAATTGCAGTTTATGTTACTTCGCGTCCAATGttcgataaaattattattttagaacaaattatctttttttcacATGTCTAGATCATACTGAGCGTTCCGTAAATCGTTTCAAAAGAGATGGCAACTATTTTCtaaacatactgtatatttacATTCTGATATTCCGGAATCAATTGCAGTTTGTTAATtctccaattaaaaaaaaaaaactatttttgaacaaatcatCGAACACGACTAGATCATACAGAGCGTTTCCTAAATCAAGAATcaagaatcaaaaattaatgtatAACGTCATCTACAATGTTGAAGTATTCTAGTTTTTCACactaattaaacaaaaatcttGTTAATGTGTTTCAATTTATTACAGTGAAGGGATATATTTTACTTCTTGGaagttctttcaataaattaaattgctgatttctaatattaaatgtgtcatcattttcttcttccacaaattcaacataaatttgtaattttcaatatcTACAAAATAATACTTCTTGGGTCctacaataaatttatattatacattatttacaataaacgctaaaattgtatttataagcTAAAATTGCAATGTTCAGcaccaaaattaaataaatgtctACTAACTacaatattacttctttttattttatatttttaggtaaCTAAACGACTAGAATATCCCCAActtaaataaattctaaatccACTAATTTGTTGATTTGCCTCCAGTTTAACAAGATGTAACACtctatttataacaaattttaattaatgtcAATTTAGAAGTATGATGTAAGATTCATTCGTTTTAGGTACTGTAAGACCCCTCTTAACACTTTCTCGTTTAGCGCTGTTTTATTTCAACCCGGGGATTCCCCGAAATTGTGCGCAGCGCTAGGTTTCCAAATATGTCCGAAACAGTGTAGttgtgttttttgtttgatgCGGTGCTGTACTGACGCAGTTACTTCGTTTAAGATTTAAAATTTAGTATTGTTTTTCCAGTGACGAACCGAGTGTCGTAAAATTATGTTTCTAGTTCCAATAAGATTTTTCACCCTAACAATATCGTATAATATTGTCTAGTCTCTAAATAGCGAATATGTTATGATGCCAATCGGCATCCATACACTTTTGGGGTTTATGTAACTTTCGGTTTTATTCAGAGCGCGTTTCAGAAGTAggtttattaattatattgatttCCATAAGTTTGGTTATATGTCTATGCATAACTGTAAGGTTTAACCTGAATGTCTTGAATACgcataatatacaataatttatatgtCAAAATGATCAATAGGATTAAACCTTCACCAGAAAAAGAATTGATAAACTACTGGGAAAATTATGTAGAGGATATGGGCGAAACCGAGCTGTATGAAACAATATAAGATATACCTATACTAAGCAAAGATGAAGACAATTAGCTTCTGTAACAGAACTTAAAGATATCGACTACTTCGAACATGAGGTCATTTATCTTTACTGTTTCTTGTTTGTAAACTTCcttctttcaatttccatatattttgtcttcctgatttattttcaatcttctttttcttgcccctcttacaattttttataatgtgcTCTCAAGACTTGGTCCCTTGCTTATAGAGTTAAATTATCAGCAAATGCTATTACTTGTATAGATTTATTAATGATACCACCATCGATATTACATTCTCTTGTTATGCCTTCAACTGCAACGTCAACAGTATCGCTTAGAGTCCATCACCCTCCCTTACcccagcatttatttcaaatcctCAAATGGTCCCTTTTATGTTATTACCCTTGACCTAGAATTTAGCTTAGTTATTTACACCAATCGTATAAACTTTTGGGGTACTTGTAGTTTTTTCATGTCCTTTATAATTGTTCTCCTTTTCAGACTGTCGAATGCTTGTTTGAACTCGATGAAAAGCTTTTGCATATTAATATTGTGGCCTTCTTCGATCACTTTTTTTATAGTATGTATCGCATCTACTGTTGTTGGTTTTCCTTgtctatttcatttattaatattgttagTATGTATATGGTATTTATCAAACTAATATCTCTATAATTACTACGTATGTTGGAATTTACTCCCTTCATTATTGGTATAATCAATCCAGTAGACCACTCTCTTAGCATTGCTTCTGTTTCCCATACTCTTTCTATCatcttgaatatattttaactccccaatattttattagttcattTACTATTTCGTTTATTCCTCCTGTTTTATTGTGTTTaagtttgttaattttatattattttcatcaccATTTTCCAACTTGTCCATACGATCATTTGACTATTTTATTCTCTTTGCCTTTATTATCCTTGagctcttgttttatttttctatatagattattgaaattgaaattattgaaataaaattttatagtccgtattattattatattataggTCTAAATTCATTGGTTAGAGTCCCAGATACAATTTTATCCCTTAGCATTGCTACTGAAAAATCATCCACAGGTTCAGGTGGATGGCAAGGTTTCGTAAGATGCTCCtggaaaaaatattctgtttctaATCGAattttgtaccaaaaaaaaatatgccacgaaagtttattttaaaaattctgacttttcAGTGTTCtactagaataaaattttaaaacaataaattttttaactgGAAACACTGTTTTCCATTAGTAGAACCCCCCAATGAAAGCTAGtttcaactgaaaattatattagatGAGAAAAAACTAGTAATAGTATTTCATagtgaaaaatgtgaaaaaaattagttttaacgCTGAGAGTACTAGTCAACACTAGTTTTGACTAGTGGAAACAAGTTTTAATGGAATGGGTTTGTGAAAACTAATTTTCCCTTGTCAAAAACTAGAATTAACTGAAAACGGGTTTTAACTGTAAcataaaatgacaatttattaCTTTGACTAAGCATGGCGTAACAAATGACATActaaaaataagattattttttacaatatcttGTAACATTGTTTTCAAGagtgacaaatgacaatttgaGAATACTGTAAATCATTTATGAGAACAGGGTATAATGGGTGTTAGAAATCTAATTTCATATGCCCATTACCATTCCTATTTGcaactcaatattattttagaagAGAACGGTGAGCAGTTATAATAGTTTTACAATTGTAACTTTTATACATCAACAATTAAAATAGtcaaatatttctatgaaaacAAGATTTCTTTCTTGGGAAGTTTTCatatttgcatttttaataAGATGCCATGGAGAAAAGGTGAGATTCTAATggaattcaatttaaaataatgtctCAAACCATATGATAGAGAGCTGGCCACCAAAAATTTCTAGATATCTTTCAGATAGttgttaaaaaactatttagttAGCTTGTGTAAGccttatacaattatttttatgaataatcacttttaaaaatatgaaggatgaagtttttttttaataaaaatgaactaaTAATCCCAACCATTGCAATAACACAAAGTTTATCCCAAAAATTTCCTCAACATCCACTATTCCAAGTCTGTTATCACCTATATTTAACTACATTGATAATGTACAATCATGgcccaaattattttttagttgaaaCAGTGTAATATTTTGCTAGTAGTCAATAAAAACAGCTTGTGTCATTTTTTTGGACAaagaatttttgtaataattaaaacaatcaGTTTTGTTGGGTTTTTTGACAATGTCATGTAGATACATGGAAAAAGAAATTAAGACCTTTACAAGTAATAAACCTAATTAAACATACTTTTTGTTCATTCAGGTATTATAACTATACTATAACTCTGGAATATGTTCAATGCAGAGACAGTATCTCGTGCAAAAAAacagactaaaaaatataaatttgattcaaGCCAAGGTACAAGGAAATTCAACATTAGTAAATCATAATTATGAAAAGACTATTCGAAAGAAGctttgatgaaaaaatgaattgacaattgtaatatttgaaaaaaagtagtAATTACATGAGTAATTAACATTTTCCATGCCCAAAAGTTATTTGTATAGTAATTGAAGCAGAAAATAAATCAAGTAAATATTTGACAAtgtcatttcaaatattcagtaCTTGATTGTgtctttcaaatattcagtaCTTGATTGTGTCTTTCATGTGACTTTTACATCAATATCTTATTTCCaatgcaaaataaatattttcctaagCCAtggttattttcaatattgtatattggttttccatttttttcaatagtctGTGATATTGTCTACATTTCTAGTATTTGaagattattgattatttagataattagtggtagaacaaaattatttaacacCATTCCTGCtatcaattaacaaaataataattgtaaaaatgtccatatttcaaattatcttacgaaaaaaaaacatctaaaacAACAGTCAGTAATGgatgttcaaataaaaatgacacaagtgtatttttttaacatttatctCAGATTCTAGCATATAATGTTATCAAAAAGGTTAACATATCACCTAATATCACTTGCTTAAAGAAGCTGCATATTCTTCCGCTTTacctttattaaaataaaacaaaaaacaactaCAAAAAGATCATCATCGTACGTTCCCCCGATCAATAAATGTCTGAATTCGAAAAGAGAGAGTTTGGCCTATTAATAAGGTCCTAAGATATATATACATATCACAACACTGACGAGAAAAAGCGAGCATCACTTAAGGTACGACTTATACAAGATCTTACTCTTGCAGAGGTCTTTTTCTGTCTCAAACAGGAACTGGACGTCGCGCAACGTTACTTTCTTCATGCGCTGTCGCAATGGGAGCTGACCTCGGGTGCCACTTCCTACACCACTGGAGTTTgactagaaaataatattagttaATCTAATTACTATCTTTTtcctcaaataaataaaaaatagatattttaattaCATATGCCAATTGTAATTACTCATATAGTGGGTAGaacataaataactataatattgGTCATCCTTAGAGAGTTATTTCTATGAACATTGTAATCCAGACAGAGATACAACCTCTTGCACGTAAATTGACTCATTTACTGATGGGAACCATCAGGATCTGTTCATCATCTGGTTGGGTGATACAAACCCATTAACTTTACGTCTAGAATTACCGAATCTTTGTCttttattaatgtgactgtAATGTATCCATAAATTTAGCTACCTAACTTAAGGATTATTGTATTCTTTAAGATTTTTGATATACGATCCTAATAGGGACCCACATCATAGTTAATTGACTCCAAGTGTTCCTTAGACACACATTAACgtataaaatttctttcatattctttattgaacgaatttgttttattatatattgtgaaacacataaaaaacaaaaaatggaaaggCCCAATAGtgataatgtataaaaaagacaaaacaaaaaataatcaaaaaaacatataaagaaCATATAAGAAAGAAGTGGCAATGAGGACGATCAACTAGTTACCTGATTTGAATTAGTAATTTCTCCATCTAATCTAGGCTTTTTTCTAGGTCCAATAGCCTGTAAGGCAGTGGCATTCGCTTCTCGCTGCCTCAATTCTTCCATTTCTACTCTTTGCATTTCTTTGGCTTTAGCTTTCAATTTAGCCTGTTCGGGATCCTCAGTTCGTGATCGACTCTTCGCCGCCCTTAATAATACCTCCCGCTCCATTTCTTCGTGTCGTTTCCTTTCTGCTTTGTCCAAATCTTCTAAAAACTTTAACTGACCTAAAAATAAGGTTTTTTATTCGATAATTCTATTGCAGATATGAAAATATGGATATTTGTTACCAAAGTACATAAAAAATGCTGAACGGATTTGAATTAAGTTTTTTAATGCCTATAAAAACTCATTGCATCTATAAAAACGTTCACatgaaaatatcattaaaacGTTTTTGGTATTCTGACTGGAACTATTAATCTATATACgagtaaagaaaaaaaaaaaagaattcttgatatcaattttaagtactgacaatttgaatatagaatttttttttcaaatttcttactTCCTCACTTTTTACAATAATGCAAATCAGTTTAATGGACTTTACGAGGAATTTTATGATCTTAGAAATTGCTTTAGAGTTTTTTTGTGTAACTTGGACTGATTTAACAATACGAGTCGTTAATGTacagtttttggaaaaaaatgtttgtaaaaaattgtaaaaagtgagtattagaaatttgaaagaaaaaattcaaattgaagtacttgatattaagagctcaaactaggtgagatttttttttctataagcagattaatattttgcttaaacactgaaaaaaaaattatatgtgtGGTTGATAACCCGATAAAATTCTCTATAAGAAATTATGCACGATTCAAATTACATTTCTAAGAGTTattcaattgatatttaatcaatttttctctAGTAGCACAAAGCCATCACAATTGAACCCtatgtttttggaaatttcgtAAATGGCTGGgctaacttttttttaattttttatcagctTACAGaacttgaaattttatgtttaaaaaatagagTATTACCTTTAATGTCATTTGTTACTTCATATCGTTGATTTGTCTTGATATTATCCAATCTATGTTCAGTTATAACTGATAATTTTTCTATGAGATCTCTTAGCCTTTCTTGTGCTGCATGTGATATACATGCCGCAACATCCGTACTAGGCTCTTCTAATCCATGCCTTGCCATTGCTTGTCGAATCCTATGCTGTAATGGCGGCATTGAACACATAACTTCTTCTTTACATGACCTAATTTGAGTTCCCACGAATTCCGTTGACCCAAGAATTTTTTGCGTTTCTTCAGCGAGATTAACACCACCCATAGCAGCAACATCGTTAATGTCGTCATCTCCAGTATAAGCAGAAGAAAATGTCTTCTTTTCTTTGTCTTTGGCTAGTGGTTTTAATGTGGAAGGCACTGTTGGTTTTGACCCCTGTTGCTTTATTGTACCGATTTGTTTTTGGGCAGGGAATGCCGTTCGAACTGGTACTTGCTGTCTGATTTGACCTGAAGCTAAGGTTCTTAcctaatttaaaataaacacaaGTCATTATTGAActtatttcatttcttaatcCAGTAAAATACGAGGTGTATGAGAAAACTAATGAGATTCATATACCAAAGCTTTTATTTCTCGAATTAGTTCTCTTGGGCAGCTATATGCCGGAGAAGTTATTGTTTCCACTCTCAGTAGCAGCGCTAGAAGTGTTCAACTAGTTATTGCAGCTCTTCATTTTAGGAAATCCTTGTCCCAGAGTGGATTCTACTATTCTATTTCCCATAGACTCTATTCATAAGTCTGGTGAACACAATATTCCCAAATCGCCCAGGGTTTTGCCAATCTCTTACTTTTGCcacacacctcgtatatataagattaaaatagtgaaaatgcttcaatatattaaagtttataaatgtTAATCAAGTAACTATAACTAGGAAAAGTTATAGGATGTAACTTACTTGAACAGGTTGTCGTATCAATGTACTCCTAACCTGCTGTCCATTTGGATAAACAGGATGAAGAGCTGGAGGTTGAGACGTTGAGACTATAACATTATTAGGTATTGTTGGTTGTCGTATGGATGTTACCATCCTTGTCTGCTGTACAGGTGTTCTAAGAGGAGTTACAACACGTTGTTGAATAACTTGGCCAGGTCGAACTACCGTGGTACCAGGTGCGACTATTCTTACATGATTAGGCTGTAAACCGGCTGGTCTGATGGTCTGCACTGTTGGGGTGGCCCCCGCTATCGAGTAAACTACATTCGATGGCGGAGGTCGAATCCCATCTATACTAAGCTCCTGTGTAGCTAGTGAGTGCCGAAGAAGAGGGAGACTTTTCTATAAGAAAtcagtatattttcaatattttatgcaGATAATAATCTTTCCAATAAACATATGTTTCTAATAgtaagaaatgaaatttcaatgacCAATTTACATATCAAagcataaaaattattataactcgttaaaaaaaattcaattttgattgatataaataaaataaaacttaaatttatCCTAAAATCTCATAgggaaataattatattattataatattattcaaacCATCATTTCATCTTTCTTGgaataacaatttcaaatagaaaagtaaataaaagGTGAATATAAGGGGTTCTGTCTTAGCCTATTAGGTTAATACTACTTTATGACTCACGGATGAAACAATAAATCATAATGATTTCATTAtagtttcatttcaattaatgttTTAGTACAGCATCATTTATGCCTAACCTGAAAATCAGTTGATATCATTCAATATGTAAATTATTCTCTAACATTTCACTTTATATCTCATTTCAGCATAAAATTGACCTAAATAAACATCAAACatattaccaaatataattACTGTCAAACTGATAATAACTAATTCCATAAGTAACatgatgtaattttttcatgaGTGTCAATAgtatattatacaaatttgaaaaagcaGATAAGGTAATATATTGAGAACATATTCTTTACTtctttaatcatattttatatatatttctgtaGTAAATGactttataaatatgaaaataataaaatgaaataaattggacaatcaaagaaaatttacataaattcttcttcatctgctaaagaaattaatagattttttactTCTGTTAATGACAAGATTATGGTTACTATCAAAGttacaataaagaaaataattgataaaattgattggGCTTCACACCTAATGCGAAATTACGCTGGACAAGTCACATAAGTGTGCTCAAAACTCTATTCTCGAATATTTTCTCTTAGACAATTGAGGCACTGTCTCAATACTACTACTATGAAGACTGTACCTTTTCGTAGACACTGAACTAATTTTAGTATAGTAGCAACAAAAGGTCTTCATAAATCTGCAGTTTAGTAGAATCTCagcaaaatttgaataaaaaagtctaaaaatcTAATACCAagttaaaataaacattgattATTTACTCACCTTAAGAAATCCAATTAGGCACGGTTGGGGAGATGCATTCAATAATCTTTCGAGCTTGTCACAAAAATCTTCAGGTTCCACTTTGTTGTCTATGAGTTCTTGAATCAGTTGCCGGACATTTCTCTCAACTGATTTTGGTTCTCTACTTGAAAGTTCTAAAAGGTTTGccaaaaattttctacatttttctttGGTATTATCATTAGCAGGTCTctgaaaattagaaataattaaactaagataaatagtataaataaattcactctcaaaactaaactttttcgatacaTTATCCTGGGGCATGTCCCAGATTTGGTCTTTATTTAGGGAAGGTTATTCTTAGTTGATTTAGTCTCAGAACATTCTATGTGATATTTTCTCTGCCACGCTTTCCAGTACTCTGTGGAGAGCTGGGATATTTAGTATCACTTCTAATGCAGTTGCATGATTTCATGGCCCCGAttgcacataagcaagccagtctttatacctttgagagattgttccccgtggtattcagactagttc comes from Diorhabda carinulata isolate Delta chromosome 8, icDioCari1.1, whole genome shotgun sequence and encodes:
- the LOC130897342 gene encoding transcription initiation factor TFIID subunit 4 isoform X1, producing MHTFGSRKMASAKFLEEALSTDVDESAVSAIVGSLENQLVTSTPPASSQTGSAIVINQNHVNSAISNGGTVAPQKHGTIANGDSISGVNTINANDANKQVSNNANAMIIGSNAGGPVTTSYVNQSVTVDSNANKPSDSVKIVYSQGQGNSVMASSGTILQNRVTLPNGTIGIPPQTVLQTNPTNVQTIQNKQPTLVLKTSGAPGTPGLVTVPMNVASSMGQANNVGSPSIQSPNILSNLQVVNVRPGVPTQQQKGQPARVVLSAPQLVGARPGTPQLTLQSFHGLQPGQQGALLLKTENGQYQLLRVGPAPPTGINSSQAGGQQVTFRMQTVQSSTTATNPIQTGATTTVTSTPQPVVQQGQVQVQVQRPANDNTKEKCRKFLANLLELSSREPKSVERNVRQLIQELIDNKVEPEDFCDKLERLLNASPQPCLIGFLKKSLPLLRHSLATQELSIDGIRPPPSNVVYSIAGATPTVQTIRPAGLQPNHVRIVAPGTTVVRPGQVIQQRVVTPLRTPVQQTRMVTSIRQPTIPNNVIVSTSQPPALHPVYPNGQQVRSTLIRQPVQVRTLASGQIRQQVPVRTAFPAQKQIGTIKQQGSKPTVPSTLKPLAKDKEKKTFSSAYTGDDDINDVAAMGGVNLAEETQKILGSTEFVGTQIRSCKEEVMCSMPPLQHRIRQAMARHGLEEPSTDVAACISHAAQERLRDLIEKLSVITEHRLDNIKTNQRYEVTNDIKGQLKFLEDLDKAERKRHEEMEREVLLRAAKSRSRTEDPEQAKLKAKAKEMQRVEMEELRQREANATALQAIGPRKKPRLDGEITNSNQSNSSGVGSGTRGQLPLRQRMKKVTLRDVQFLFETEKDLCKSKILYKSYLK
- the LOC130897342 gene encoding transcription initiation factor TFIID subunit 4 isoform X2, with translation MHTFGSRKMASAKFLEEALSTDVDESAVSAIVGSLENQLVTSTPPASSQTGSAIVINQNHVNSAISNGGTVAPQKHGTIANGDSISGVNTINANDANKQVSNNANAMIIGSNAGGPVTTSYVNQSVTVDSNANKPSDSVKIVYSQGQGNSVMASSGTILQNRVTLPNGTIGIPPQTVLQTNPTNVQTIQNKQPTLVLKTSGAPGTPGLVTVPMNVASSMGQANNVGSPSIQSPNILSNLQVVNVRPGVPTQQQKGQPARVVLSAPQLVGARPGTPQGALLLKTENGQYQLLRVGPAPPTGINSSQAGGQQVTFRMQTVQSSTTATNPIQTGATTTVTSTPQPVVQQGQVQVQVQRPANDNTKEKCRKFLANLLELSSREPKSVERNVRQLIQELIDNKVEPEDFCDKLERLLNASPQPCLIGFLKKSLPLLRHSLATQELSIDGIRPPPSNVVYSIAGATPTVQTIRPAGLQPNHVRIVAPGTTVVRPGQVIQQRVVTPLRTPVQQTRMVTSIRQPTIPNNVIVSTSQPPALHPVYPNGQQVRSTLIRQPVQVRTLASGQIRQQVPVRTAFPAQKQIGTIKQQGSKPTVPSTLKPLAKDKEKKTFSSAYTGDDDINDVAAMGGVNLAEETQKILGSTEFVGTQIRSCKEEVMCSMPPLQHRIRQAMARHGLEEPSTDVAACISHAAQERLRDLIEKLSVITEHRLDNIKTNQRYEVTNDIKGQLKFLEDLDKAERKRHEEMEREVLLRAAKSRSRTEDPEQAKLKAKAKEMQRVEMEELRQREANATALQAIGPRKKPRLDGEITNSNQSNSSGVGSGTRGQLPLRQRMKKVTLRDVQFLFETEKDLCKSKILYKSYLK
- the LOC130897342 gene encoding transcription initiation factor TFIID subunit 4 isoform X6: MHTFGSRKMASAKFLEEALSTDVDESAVSAIVGSLENQLVTSTPPASSQTGSAIVINQNHVNSAISNGGTVAPQKHGTIANGDSISGVNTINANDANKQVSNNANAMIIGSNAGGPVTTSYVNQSVTVDSNANKPSDSVKIVYSQGQGNSVMASSGTILQNRVTLPNGTIGIPPQTVLQTNPTNVQTIQNKQPTLVLKTSGAPGTPGLVTVPMNVASSMGQANNGALLLKTENGQYQLLRVGPAPPTGINSSQAGGQQVTFRMQTVQSSTTATNPIQTGATTTVTSTPQPVVQQGQVQVQVQRPANDNTKEKCRKFLANLLELSSREPKSVERNVRQLIQELIDNKVEPEDFCDKLERLLNASPQPCLIGFLKKSLPLLRHSLATQELSIDGIRPPPSNVVYSIAGATPTVQTIRPAGLQPNHVRIVAPGTTVVRPGQVIQQRVVTPLRTPVQQTRMVTSIRQPTIPNNVIVSTSQPPALHPVYPNGQQVRSTLIRQPVQVRTLASGQIRQQVPVRTAFPAQKQIGTIKQQGSKPTVPSTLKPLAKDKEKKTFSSAYTGDDDINDVAAMGGVNLAEETQKILGSTEFVGTQIRSCKEEVMCSMPPLQHRIRQAMARHGLEEPSTDVAACISHAAQERLRDLIEKLSVITEHRLDNIKTNQRYEVTNDIKGQLKFLEDLDKAERKRHEEMEREVLLRAAKSRSRTEDPEQAKLKAKAKEMQRVEMEELRQREANATALQAIGPRKKPRLDGEITNSNQSNSSGVGSGTRGQLPLRQRMKKVTLRDVQFLFETEKDLCKSKILYKSYLK
- the LOC130897342 gene encoding transcription initiation factor TFIID subunit 4 isoform X5 translates to MHTFGSRKMASAKFLEEALSTDVDESAVSAIVGSLENQLVTSTPPASSQTGSAIVINQNHVNSAISNGGTVAPQKHGTIANGDSISGVNTINANDANKQVSNNANAMIIGSNAGGPVTTSYVNQSVTVDSNANKPSDSVKIVYSQGQGNSVMASSGTILQNRVTLPNGTIGIPPQTVLQTNPTNVQTIQNKQPTLVLKTSGAPGTPGLVTVPMNVASSMGQANNQGALLLKTENGQYQLLRVGPAPPTGINSSQAGGQQVTFRMQTVQSSTTATNPIQTGATTTVTSTPQPVVQQGQVQVQVQRPANDNTKEKCRKFLANLLELSSREPKSVERNVRQLIQELIDNKVEPEDFCDKLERLLNASPQPCLIGFLKKSLPLLRHSLATQELSIDGIRPPPSNVVYSIAGATPTVQTIRPAGLQPNHVRIVAPGTTVVRPGQVIQQRVVTPLRTPVQQTRMVTSIRQPTIPNNVIVSTSQPPALHPVYPNGQQVRSTLIRQPVQVRTLASGQIRQQVPVRTAFPAQKQIGTIKQQGSKPTVPSTLKPLAKDKEKKTFSSAYTGDDDINDVAAMGGVNLAEETQKILGSTEFVGTQIRSCKEEVMCSMPPLQHRIRQAMARHGLEEPSTDVAACISHAAQERLRDLIEKLSVITEHRLDNIKTNQRYEVTNDIKGQLKFLEDLDKAERKRHEEMEREVLLRAAKSRSRTEDPEQAKLKAKAKEMQRVEMEELRQREANATALQAIGPRKKPRLDGEITNSNQSNSSGVGSGTRGQLPLRQRMKKVTLRDVQFLFETEKDLCKSKILYKSYLK
- the LOC130897342 gene encoding transcription initiation factor TFIID subunit 4 isoform X4 translates to MHTFGSRKMASAKFLEEALSTDVDESAVSAIVGSLENQLVTSTPPASSQTGSAIVINQNHVNSAISNGGTVAPQKHGTIANGDSISGVNTINANDANKQVSNNANAMIIGSNAGGPVTTSYVNQSVTVDSNANKPSDSVKIVYSQGQGNSVMASSGTILQNRVTLPNGTIGIPPQTVLQTNPTNVQTIQNKQPTLVLKTSGAPGTPGLVTVPMNVASSMGQANNQLTLQSFHGLQPGQQGALLLKTENGQYQLLRVGPAPPTGINSSQAGGQQVTFRMQTVQSSTTATNPIQTGATTTVTSTPQPVVQQGQVQVQVQRPANDNTKEKCRKFLANLLELSSREPKSVERNVRQLIQELIDNKVEPEDFCDKLERLLNASPQPCLIGFLKKSLPLLRHSLATQELSIDGIRPPPSNVVYSIAGATPTVQTIRPAGLQPNHVRIVAPGTTVVRPGQVIQQRVVTPLRTPVQQTRMVTSIRQPTIPNNVIVSTSQPPALHPVYPNGQQVRSTLIRQPVQVRTLASGQIRQQVPVRTAFPAQKQIGTIKQQGSKPTVPSTLKPLAKDKEKKTFSSAYTGDDDINDVAAMGGVNLAEETQKILGSTEFVGTQIRSCKEEVMCSMPPLQHRIRQAMARHGLEEPSTDVAACISHAAQERLRDLIEKLSVITEHRLDNIKTNQRYEVTNDIKGQLKFLEDLDKAERKRHEEMEREVLLRAAKSRSRTEDPEQAKLKAKAKEMQRVEMEELRQREANATALQAIGPRKKPRLDGEITNSNQSNSSGVGSGTRGQLPLRQRMKKVTLRDVQFLFETEKDLCKSKILYKSYLK
- the LOC130897342 gene encoding transcription initiation factor TFIID subunit 4 isoform X3, yielding MHTFGSRKMASAKFLEEALSTDVDESAVSAIVGSLENQLVTSTPPASSQTGSAIVINQNHVNSAISNGGTVAPQKHGTIANGDSISGVNTINANDANKQVSNNANAMIIGSNAGGPVTTSYVNQSVTVDSNANKPSDSVKIVYSQGQGNSVMASSGTILQNRVTLPNGTIGIPPQTVLQTNPTNVQTIQNKQPTLVLKTSGAPGTPGLVTVPMNVASSMGQANNVGSPSIQSPNILSNLQVVNVRPGVPTQQQKGQPARVVLSAPQLVGARPGTPGALLLKTENGQYQLLRVGPAPPTGINSSQAGGQQVTFRMQTVQSSTTATNPIQTGATTTVTSTPQPVVQQGQVQVQVQRPANDNTKEKCRKFLANLLELSSREPKSVERNVRQLIQELIDNKVEPEDFCDKLERLLNASPQPCLIGFLKKSLPLLRHSLATQELSIDGIRPPPSNVVYSIAGATPTVQTIRPAGLQPNHVRIVAPGTTVVRPGQVIQQRVVTPLRTPVQQTRMVTSIRQPTIPNNVIVSTSQPPALHPVYPNGQQVRSTLIRQPVQVRTLASGQIRQQVPVRTAFPAQKQIGTIKQQGSKPTVPSTLKPLAKDKEKKTFSSAYTGDDDINDVAAMGGVNLAEETQKILGSTEFVGTQIRSCKEEVMCSMPPLQHRIRQAMARHGLEEPSTDVAACISHAAQERLRDLIEKLSVITEHRLDNIKTNQRYEVTNDIKGQLKFLEDLDKAERKRHEEMEREVLLRAAKSRSRTEDPEQAKLKAKAKEMQRVEMEELRQREANATALQAIGPRKKPRLDGEITNSNQSNSSGVGSGTRGQLPLRQRMKKVTLRDVQFLFETEKDLCKSKILYKSYLK